From one Streptomyces sp. N50 genomic stretch:
- a CDS encoding RNA polymerase sigma factor RpoD/SigA, producing the protein MATRAVARRKSASGETSGAARSVRAHGGEIADRDLVGMYLDEIARTPLLDAAKEVELSQTIEAGVFARQVLDGEEKSQADASRAELEALVAEGERAKDVFIRSNLRLVVAVARRYPRSGLPLLDLIQEGNAGLVRAVEKFDYRKGFKFSTYATWWIRQAITRSIADQSRTIRLPVHLVEELGRIRRVQREFNRKNGREPEHTEIAAELDTTPERVTNVLDWARDPVSLNMSVDDDGDTQFGDLLEDTSAVSPEQSVMTLLRSEELDDLIGRLDQRTASIIKMRYGMEDGRERTLTEVGKEHGLTRERIRQIEKHALLELKKLASQTGFDAAA; encoded by the coding sequence ATGGCAACCCGTGCCGTCGCCCGTCGTAAGTCCGCCTCCGGCGAGACCTCCGGCGCGGCGCGCAGTGTTCGCGCCCATGGCGGCGAGATCGCCGACCGCGACCTGGTCGGCATGTATCTCGACGAAATCGCGCGCACACCGCTGCTCGACGCCGCCAAGGAAGTCGAGCTTTCGCAGACCATCGAAGCGGGCGTGTTCGCGCGCCAGGTCCTCGACGGCGAGGAGAAGTCCCAGGCGGACGCCTCCCGCGCCGAGCTGGAGGCCCTGGTCGCCGAAGGGGAGCGTGCCAAGGACGTCTTCATCCGTTCCAACCTCCGCCTGGTCGTGGCCGTGGCCCGCCGTTACCCCCGTAGCGGCCTGCCCCTCCTCGACCTGATCCAGGAGGGCAACGCGGGACTGGTCCGCGCGGTGGAGAAGTTCGACTACCGCAAGGGCTTCAAGTTCTCGACGTACGCGACCTGGTGGATCCGCCAGGCCATCACCCGCTCCATCGCCGACCAGTCCCGGACCATCCGCCTGCCCGTCCACCTCGTGGAGGAGCTGGGCCGGATCCGCCGGGTGCAGCGCGAGTTCAACCGGAAGAACGGGCGGGAGCCCGAACACACGGAGATCGCGGCCGAGTTGGACACCACCCCGGAGCGCGTGACGAACGTCCTGGACTGGGCCCGTGACCCGGTCTCGCTGAACATGTCGGTGGACGACGACGGAGACACGCAGTTCGGTGACCTCCTGGAGGACACCTCGGCCGTCTCGCCCGAGCAGTCCGTCATGACCCTGCTGCGCAGCGAGGAACTGGACGACCTGATCGGCCGCCTCGACCAGCGCACGGCCTCCATCATCAAGATGCGGTACGGCATGGAGGACGGCCGGGAGCGCACGCTCACCGAGGTCGGCAAGGAGCACGGCCTGACGCGCGAGCGCATCCGCCAGATCGAGAAGCACGCACTGCTGGAACTGAAGAAGCTGGCCAGCCAGACCGGCTTCGACGCGGCGGCCTGA
- a CDS encoding GNAT family N-acetyltransferase has translation MPSEHTEVQVRPGVESDLDALTDIYNHYVRETPITFDTVPFSPEERRPWLLSHPEDGPYRLKVAVDGIFQGNSQRILGYATSSPYRAKPAYSTSVEVTIYLAPDAGGRGIGTLLYKALFESLADEDVHRAYAGIAQPNEASTRLHERFGFRYVGTYGEVGRKFGRYWDVAWYEREL, from the coding sequence ATGCCGTCGGAACATACAGAGGTGCAGGTCAGGCCGGGAGTCGAGAGTGACCTCGACGCCCTCACGGACATCTACAACCACTACGTACGCGAGACCCCGATCACCTTCGACACCGTCCCCTTCTCGCCGGAGGAGCGCCGCCCCTGGCTGCTCTCCCACCCTGAAGACGGGCCATACCGCCTGAAGGTTGCCGTCGACGGGATCTTCCAAGGAAACTCACAGCGAATCCTCGGCTACGCCACATCCAGCCCTTACAGGGCGAAGCCCGCCTATTCGACCTCGGTCGAGGTGACGATCTACCTCGCCCCCGACGCGGGCGGCCGGGGCATCGGCACGCTGCTCTACAAGGCCCTGTTCGAGTCCCTGGCGGACGAGGACGTGCACCGGGCGTACGCGGGCATCGCCCAGCCCAACGAAGCGTCCACGCGGCTGCATGAACGCTTCGGGTTCCGGTACGTCGGCACCTACGGGGAGGTGGGCCGCAAGTTCGGCCGCTACTGGGATGTCGCCTGGTACGAACGGGAGTTGTAG
- a CDS encoding DODA-type extradiol aromatic ring-opening family dioxygenase — translation MSTAAPERMPALYLSHGAPPLADDPIWPGELAAWSADLPRPKSILMVSAHWEEAPLALGAVDPVPLVYDFWGFPEHYYQVRYDAPGAPELAESVRKLLRAPGIPVQDVPDRGLDHGAYVPLVEMFPAADIPVLQVSMPTLDPAKLMDIGRKLAPLRDEGVLIVGSGFFTHNLAALRHTGGGVPTWSSEFDDWGRRALESRDWDGLLDFLHKAPAGRYAHPRTEHFAPLFVAMGAAEAAGELDARESVNPSVIDGFWMGMAKRSVQFG, via the coding sequence ATGTCCACCGCCGCACCGGAGCGCATGCCCGCCCTCTATCTCAGCCACGGCGCCCCGCCCCTCGCGGACGACCCGATCTGGCCCGGCGAGCTCGCCGCCTGGTCCGCCGACCTCCCCCGCCCCAAGTCGATCCTCATGGTCTCCGCCCACTGGGAGGAGGCCCCCCTCGCCCTCGGCGCGGTCGACCCCGTCCCCCTGGTCTACGACTTCTGGGGCTTCCCCGAGCACTACTACCAGGTCCGCTACGACGCCCCGGGCGCCCCCGAACTCGCCGAGTCCGTACGGAAGTTGCTGCGCGCCCCGGGCATCCCCGTGCAGGACGTCCCGGACCGCGGCCTCGACCACGGGGCGTACGTCCCGCTCGTCGAGATGTTCCCGGCCGCCGACATCCCGGTCCTCCAGGTGTCCATGCCGACCCTCGATCCGGCCAAGCTGATGGACATCGGCCGCAAGCTCGCCCCGCTGCGCGACGAGGGCGTCCTGATCGTCGGCTCCGGCTTCTTCACCCACAACCTCGCCGCGCTGCGCCACACCGGCGGGGGCGTGCCCACCTGGTCCTCCGAGTTCGACGACTGGGGCAGGCGGGCGCTGGAGTCCCGCGACTGGGACGGCCTGCTGGACTTCCTCCACAAGGCACCGGCCGGGCGCTACGCCCATCCCCGCACCGAGCACTTCGCCCCGCTGTTCGTCGCCATGGGCGCGGCGGAGGCGGCCGGCGAGCTGGACGCGCGGGAGTCGGTGAACCCGTCCGTGATCGACGGGTTCTGGATGGGGATGGCGAAGCGGTCGGTGCAGTTCGGCTGA
- a CDS encoding MarR family winged helix-turn-helix transcriptional regulator yields the protein MNTAPAPADETAPSDEPRWLTAEEQRVWRFYMHASTLLEDHLDRQLQRDAGMPHIYYGLLVQLAEAPRRRLRMTELAMNAKITRSRLSHAIARLEKNGWVRREDCPSDKRGQFAVLTDEGYGVLSRTAPGHVTAVRQALFERLTPEQQKSLGEIMEIVAEGLQPNEAGADLPWLR from the coding sequence ATGAACACGGCACCCGCACCCGCTGACGAGACGGCACCCTCCGACGAACCCCGCTGGCTCACCGCCGAGGAGCAGCGCGTCTGGCGTTTCTACATGCACGCCAGCACCCTCCTGGAGGACCATCTGGACCGCCAGCTCCAGCGCGACGCGGGCATGCCGCACATCTACTACGGCCTGCTCGTGCAGCTCGCCGAGGCCCCGCGCCGCCGGCTGCGGATGACCGAGCTGGCCATGAACGCGAAGATCACCCGCTCCCGGCTCTCGCACGCGATCGCGCGCCTGGAGAAGAACGGGTGGGTGCGCCGCGAGGACTGCCCCTCCGACAAGCGCGGCCAGTTCGCGGTACTGACCGACGAGGGCTACGGCGTGCTCAGCCGGACCGCGCCGGGCCATGTGACCGCCGTACGGCAGGCGCTGTTCGAGCGGCTGACCCCGGAACAGCAGAAGTCCCTCGGCGAGATCATGGAGATCGTCGCCGAGGGACTTCAGCCGAACGAAGCGGGCGCGGATCTGCCCTGGCTCCGCTGA
- a CDS encoding MFS transporter translates to MSETARSAPGALDKASEAAEHEAHSNRWKALAFIALAQLMVVLDATIVNIALPSAQTDLGISDGNRQWVVTAYALAFGGLLLFGGRIADLWGRKRAFVVGLTGFAAASALGGVATTGAMMFGARALQGAFGALLAPAALSLLAVMFTDAKERAKAFGIYGAIAGGGGAVGFILGGVLTEYLDWRWTFFVNIPFAIVAALGAYFVIREPAGGRNRNPLDIPGVLLSTLGLVSLVYGFTRAESNGWGDSSTIALFIASAVLLVSFVIVESRVKAPLLPLRVITDRNRGGIYLSLGIAIIAMFGTFLFLTYYLQVVKGFSPIKTGFAFMPMIVGMMVGSTQIGTRLMTRLPARLLMGPGFLVAAVGMLLMTQLEIGSSYASIILPAMLLLGLGMGTAFMPAMSLATLGVEPRDAGVASAMVNTSQQVGGAIGTALLNTIAASATTAYIKDHIAGAGASKTQQQLVALQGQVHGYTNAIWFAVGMLVTAAVIVSVLVNAGKQGSDPVASGDGVEDEFKVPVVAH, encoded by the coding sequence ATGTCTGAAACAGCTCGAAGCGCCCCAGGCGCTCTCGACAAGGCCTCCGAGGCCGCCGAGCACGAAGCCCATTCCAACCGCTGGAAGGCGCTCGCGTTCATCGCGCTCGCCCAGCTGATGGTCGTGCTCGACGCGACCATCGTGAACATCGCCCTCCCGTCCGCCCAGACCGACCTGGGCATCTCCGACGGCAACCGGCAGTGGGTCGTCACGGCCTACGCCCTCGCCTTCGGTGGTCTGCTGCTCTTCGGCGGCCGCATAGCCGACCTGTGGGGACGCAAGCGCGCCTTCGTCGTCGGTCTGACCGGCTTCGCCGCCGCGTCCGCGCTCGGCGGTGTCGCCACCACCGGCGCGATGATGTTCGGCGCCCGTGCCCTCCAGGGCGCGTTCGGTGCCCTGCTCGCGCCCGCCGCGCTCTCCCTGCTCGCCGTGATGTTCACGGACGCCAAGGAGCGTGCCAAGGCGTTCGGCATCTACGGCGCGATCGCCGGTGGCGGCGGCGCCGTCGGCTTCATCCTCGGCGGTGTGCTGACCGAGTACCTGGACTGGCGCTGGACGTTCTTCGTGAACATCCCGTTCGCGATCGTCGCCGCGCTCGGCGCGTACTTCGTCATCCGCGAGCCGGCCGGCGGCCGCAACCGCAACCCGCTCGACATCCCCGGCGTGCTCCTGTCGACCCTCGGCCTGGTGTCCCTGGTCTACGGCTTCACCCGCGCCGAGTCGAACGGCTGGGGCGACTCCTCCACCATCGCGCTCTTCATCGCCTCCGCGGTCCTGCTGGTCTCGTTCGTCATCGTCGAGTCCAGGGTCAAGGCCCCGCTGCTGCCCCTGCGCGTGATCACCGACCGCAACCGCGGCGGTATCTACCTCTCGCTCGGCATCGCCATCATCGCGATGTTCGGCACGTTCCTCTTCCTCACCTACTACCTGCAGGTCGTGAAGGGCTTCTCGCCGATCAAGACCGGCTTCGCCTTCATGCCGATGATCGTCGGCATGATGGTCGGCTCGACCCAGATCGGCACCCGGCTGATGACCCGCCTGCCGGCCCGTCTGCTGATGGGCCCCGGCTTCCTGGTCGCCGCGGTCGGCATGCTCCTGATGACGCAGCTGGAGATCGGCTCGTCGTACGCCTCGATCATCCTGCCCGCGATGCTGCTGCTCGGTCTCGGCATGGGTACGGCGTTCATGCCGGCCATGTCCCTGGCCACCCTGGGCGTCGAGCCCCGGGACGCGGGTGTCGCCTCCGCGATGGTCAACACCTCGCAGCAGGTGGGCGGCGCGATCGGTACGGCCTTGCTGAACACGATCGCCGCGTCCGCGACGACCGCGTACATCAAGGACCACATCGCCGGCGCGGGCGCCTCCAAGACCCAGCAGCAGCTCGTCGCGCTGCAGGGCCAGGTGCACGGCTACACCAACGCCATCTGGTTCGCCGTCGGCATGCTGGTGACGGCCGCGGTCATCGTCTCGGTCCTCGTCAACGCGGGCAAGCAGGGTTCCGACCCGGTCGCCTCCGGTGACGGGGTCGAGGACGAGTTCAAGGTCCCGGTCGTCGCCCACTGA
- a CDS encoding TetR/AcrR family transcriptional regulator, translating to MTTATPVQRKVTRPRADALRNRERIVTAAREMFVEFGPDVPLDEIARRAGVGNATLYRNFPDRDALVREVVVSVMDRIAEGAEVALAETGDAFAALERFVHDSADERVGALCPMMASTFDQFHPDLEAARERVEELIGEVMERARKAGQLRSDVGVGDVMVAVAQLSRPPAGTGCLSADRFVHRHLQLFLDGLRAPARSVLPGTAATMEDLRQP from the coding sequence GTGACGACCGCGACCCCCGTACAGCGAAAGGTGACCCGGCCCCGTGCCGACGCTTTGCGCAACCGGGAGCGGATCGTCACCGCCGCCCGCGAGATGTTCGTCGAGTTCGGCCCCGATGTGCCGCTCGACGAGATCGCCCGCCGGGCCGGCGTCGGCAATGCCACGCTCTACCGCAATTTCCCCGACCGGGACGCCCTCGTCCGCGAGGTCGTGGTCTCGGTCATGGACCGGATCGCGGAGGGCGCGGAGGTGGCGCTCGCCGAGACCGGCGACGCCTTCGCCGCGCTGGAGCGCTTCGTGCACGACTCCGCGGACGAACGGGTGGGCGCGCTGTGCCCGATGATGGCCAGCACGTTCGACCAGTTCCACCCGGATCTGGAAGCCGCGCGCGAGCGGGTCGAGGAGCTCATCGGCGAGGTCATGGAACGGGCCAGGAAGGCCGGGCAGCTCCGGTCCGACGTGGGTGTCGGTGACGTGATGGTCGCCGTGGCCCAGCTCAGCCGGCCCCCGGCCGGCACCGGTTGCCTCAGCGCCGACCGCTTCGTACACCGACACCTGCAGCTGTTCCTGGACGGACTGCGGGCCCCGGCCCGCTCGGTCCTGCCCGGTACGGCCGCGACGATGGAGGATCTCCGGCAGCCCTGA
- a CDS encoding M6 family metalloprotease domain-containing protein, translating into MQPSRRIRPRRVAALASVTVLTLAVSTSAGTGHLTPGAMTAAGPVALARTSALGSCMINGPLDVQMSEGIPTPGGYSRSTGTVHALTLMVDFSDAPGEGTAMDRYREFFPKTQQWFATSSYGRLDYRPETPVDHWLRMPKPFRSYGIERGAPFDPGYRQLVQDIVAAADPTVDFRQYDLLNVLVTPNAGPSALDTVLSVTFAGNTEAPVADGVPVSNASFVYSRQDDGSGSYAQTGYRVLPHENGHVFGLPDLYTQEGGGAVGHWDIMSEDWGADNDFLGWHKWKLGWLDPSQVNCAMTRGTSEYTLTPLEHPGTDGTRLVFVPLTRRTGYALELRTREGNDEAVCRPGILIYKVEADVDTGMGPVKVYDAHRDSGGCTRSPNVQAELSDAPFTAGETFDDPTRGIRIAVTGADAAGNYRVTVTRRR; encoded by the coding sequence ATGCAGCCCAGCCGTCGGATACGCCCGCGCCGCGTGGCCGCCCTCGCGTCCGTGACCGTCCTGACCCTCGCGGTCAGCACCTCGGCCGGTACCGGACACCTCACCCCGGGCGCCATGACGGCGGCGGGCCCGGTCGCGCTCGCCCGCACCTCCGCACTCGGCTCCTGCATGATCAACGGCCCGCTGGACGTCCAGATGTCCGAGGGCATCCCCACCCCGGGCGGCTACTCCCGCTCCACCGGCACGGTCCACGCCCTGACCCTGATGGTCGACTTCTCCGACGCCCCCGGCGAGGGCACCGCCATGGACCGGTACCGCGAGTTCTTCCCCAAGACCCAGCAGTGGTTCGCCACCAGCTCCTACGGCCGCCTCGACTACCGCCCCGAGACCCCGGTCGACCACTGGCTCCGCATGCCCAAACCCTTCAGGTCCTACGGCATAGAGCGCGGCGCGCCCTTCGACCCCGGGTACCGGCAGCTCGTCCAGGACATCGTGGCCGCGGCCGACCCGACGGTGGACTTCCGCCAGTACGACCTCCTGAACGTCCTGGTCACCCCGAACGCGGGCCCCTCCGCCCTGGACACGGTCCTGTCGGTGACGTTCGCGGGCAACACGGAAGCCCCGGTGGCCGACGGCGTTCCGGTCTCGAACGCGTCCTTCGTCTACTCCCGCCAGGACGACGGCTCCGGCTCCTACGCCCAGACCGGCTACCGCGTCCTCCCGCACGAGAACGGCCATGTCTTCGGCCTGCCCGACCTCTACACCCAGGAGGGCGGGGGCGCGGTCGGCCACTGGGACATCATGAGCGAGGACTGGGGCGCCGACAACGACTTCCTCGGCTGGCACAAGTGGAAACTCGGCTGGCTGGATCCGTCCCAGGTCAACTGCGCGATGACCAGAGGCACTTCGGAGTACACCCTGACCCCGCTGGAACACCCGGGCACCGACGGCACCCGCCTGGTATTCGTCCCGCTCACCCGCCGCACGGGCTACGCCCTGGAGCTGCGCACCCGCGAGGGCAACGACGAGGCGGTGTGCCGCCCGGGCATCCTCATCTACAAGGTGGAGGCGGACGTGGACACGGGGATGGGCCCGGTGAAGGTCTACGACGCCCACCGTGACAGCGGCGGCTGCACCCGGAGCCCGAACGTGCAGGCCGAACTGTCCGACGCGCCGTTCACGGCGGGCGAGACCTTCGACGACCCGACGAGGGGGATCCGGATCGCGGTCACCGGGGCGGACGCGGCGGGGAACTACCGGGTGACGGTGACACGGAGGCGGTAG
- a CDS encoding IclR family transcriptional regulator C-terminal domain-containing protein, which yields MPAETTLDDRTAAVPAEAVAPLIRGVAVVRRLTEAGGVLSLSGLERATGLARSTVDRITATLARMGYVRLDGRDAVLTPRVMELGNAYLAALRLPSVLDARADALADELDESVSLAVGDRDGIRFIHQATRRRAMSLSFRIGDLLPAERTAPGPLFATEWTELEWRRWRERRAADPEDRGFPAVPQRSSPGPDFERWAAQVRQDGWALDDQLIEPGLVAVSVPVRDPRTGNIACVASVVSHTSRHTAEDLRNSLLPRLRSAVRTMEEDLAADLREAPRGESVAAPSGLATWTGASKQELGREFVESLARGLTVLTAFGEGRAELTLTEVAQATGLARATARRALITYEHLGLVAPSGDRRFALTPRVLSLGFPPLSRTTLPELALPHLTALASRIHESASLAILVGDEIQYTARVATSRVMSVNIAVGTRFPAYATALGRVLLADAPPREHELRPLTPRTLTDPAALAAALETVRGQGYALVDEELEAGLRSIAVPVRDRTGRVVAALNTATHVTGRTVAEYVRDVLPELTAAAGAIEADLRVAGRFTRVSAS from the coding sequence ATGCCCGCAGAGACCACGCTGGACGATCGCACCGCCGCCGTGCCCGCCGAGGCGGTCGCGCCGTTGATCCGGGGGGTCGCGGTGGTGCGTCGACTGACCGAGGCGGGTGGGGTGTTGAGCCTCAGCGGGCTCGAACGGGCCACCGGGCTCGCGCGTTCCACGGTCGACCGGATCACCGCGACGCTCGCCCGCATGGGATACGTCCGTCTCGACGGCCGGGACGCGGTTCTCACCCCTCGGGTGATGGAACTGGGCAACGCCTATCTCGCCGCCCTGCGCCTGCCCTCCGTCCTGGACGCCCGCGCGGACGCCCTCGCCGACGAGCTGGACGAGTCGGTGTCGCTCGCGGTGGGCGACCGGGACGGCATCCGCTTCATCCACCAGGCCACCCGCCGCCGCGCGATGTCCCTCAGCTTCCGCATCGGCGACCTGCTCCCGGCCGAACGCACAGCGCCGGGACCGCTGTTCGCGACGGAGTGGACCGAACTGGAGTGGCGGCGCTGGCGGGAGCGGCGGGCGGCCGATCCGGAGGACCGGGGGTTTCCGGCCGTTCCCCAACGGTCGTCTCCCGGGCCCGACTTCGAGCGGTGGGCCGCACAAGTGCGGCAGGACGGCTGGGCGTTGGACGACCAGTTGATCGAACCGGGTCTGGTGGCGGTGTCCGTGCCCGTGCGGGACCCGCGTACCGGCAACATCGCGTGCGTGGCGAGCGTCGTGAGCCATACGAGCCGGCACACGGCGGAGGATCTGCGCAACTCCCTTCTGCCCAGGCTGCGTTCGGCGGTGCGGACGATGGAGGAGGACCTGGCGGCGGACCTGCGCGAGGCGCCGCGGGGCGAGTCCGTCGCCGCTCCCTCCGGGCTCGCGACCTGGACGGGGGCGTCCAAGCAGGAGCTCGGCCGGGAGTTCGTCGAGTCCCTGGCCCGCGGGCTGACGGTCCTGACGGCGTTCGGGGAGGGCCGCGCCGAACTGACCCTGACGGAGGTCGCCCAGGCGACGGGCCTGGCGCGGGCGACGGCCCGGAGAGCGCTGATCACGTATGAGCACCTGGGCCTGGTGGCCCCGTCGGGCGACCGCCGTTTCGCCCTCACACCCCGGGTCCTGTCCCTCGGCTTCCCGCCCCTCTCCCGGACGACGCTCCCCGAGCTGGCGCTCCCCCACCTCACCGCCCTCGCCTCCCGCATCCACGAGTCGGCGTCCCTCGCGATCCTCGTCGGTGACGAGATCCAGTACACGGCCCGGGTCGCCACGAGCCGGGTGATGAGCGTGAACATCGCGGTGGGGACGCGGTTCCCGGCGTACGCGACGGCACTGGGCCGGGTGCTGCTGGCCGACGCGCCGCCCAGAGAACACGAGTTGCGCCCCCTGACGCCCCGCACGCTGACCGACCCGGCGGCGCTGGCCGCGGCGCTGGAGACGGTCCGAGGGCAGGGATACGCCCTGGTCGACGAGGAGTTGGAGGCGGGGCTGCGTTCGATCGCCGTACCGGTCCGCGACCGTACGGGCCGGGTGGTGGCCGCGCTGAACACGGCCACCCATGTGACCGGCCGCACGGTCGCGGAGTACGTCCGGGACGTGCTGCCCGAGCTGACGGCGGCGGCGGGCGCGATCGAGGCGGACCTACGGGTGGCGGGCCGCTTCACGCGGGTGTCGGCGTCCTGA